The following are from one region of the Nostoc cf. commune SO-36 genome:
- a CDS encoding ribose-phosphate pyrophosphokinase, whose translation MNAHRGSAVLSSATFKVQTSATGLTDNHRLRLFSGSANIQLSQEVARYVGMDLGPMIRKRFADGELYVQIQESIRGCDVYLIQPCCQPVNDHLMELLIMVDACRRASARQVTAVIPYYGYARADRKTAGRESITAKLVANLITEAGANRVLAMDLHSAQIQGYFDIPFDHVYGSPVLLDYLASKQLPDLVVVSPDVGGVARARAFAKKLGDAPLAIIDKRRHAHNVAEVLNIIGDVKGKTAVLVDDMIDTGGTIAEGARLLREEGARQVYACATHAVFSPPAMERLSSGLFEEVIVTNTIPIPENNRFPQLVVLSVANLLGETIWRIHEDTSVSSMFR comes from the coding sequence ATGAATGCACATAGAGGATCTGCTGTGCTCAGTTCTGCAACTTTCAAAGTGCAAACATCTGCAACGGGACTGACCGATAATCATCGTCTGCGGCTGTTTTCTGGCTCTGCCAACATACAACTGTCTCAAGAAGTCGCTCGTTATGTGGGCATGGACTTAGGGCCAATGATTCGCAAAAGATTTGCGGATGGAGAACTTTATGTTCAAATCCAAGAATCAATTCGGGGTTGCGATGTCTATTTAATCCAGCCATGCTGTCAACCCGTCAATGACCATTTAATGGAATTATTGATTATGGTTGACGCTTGTCGTCGGGCTTCTGCACGACAGGTAACGGCAGTAATTCCTTACTATGGTTATGCCCGCGCCGATCGCAAAACGGCAGGACGAGAGTCAATAACCGCCAAGCTGGTTGCTAACTTGATTACTGAAGCTGGGGCCAATCGCGTTCTAGCAATGGATTTACACTCGGCTCAGATTCAAGGCTATTTCGATATACCCTTTGACCATGTTTACGGTTCACCAGTATTACTAGATTATCTAGCAAGCAAACAACTGCCCGATCTTGTGGTTGTTTCCCCCGACGTTGGTGGTGTAGCAAGAGCGAGGGCATTTGCGAAAAAACTGGGTGATGCTCCACTGGCGATTATCGACAAACGTCGTCACGCCCATAATGTTGCAGAGGTGTTAAATATCATCGGCGATGTTAAAGGCAAAACGGCAGTATTAGTGGATGACATGATCGACACCGGGGGCACAATCGCCGAAGGAGCGCGATTACTGCGTGAAGAAGGAGCGCGTCAGGTATACGCCTGTGCAACTCATGCTGTGTTCTCTCCACCTGCAATGGAGCGATTGTCTAGTGGCTTGTTTGAAGAAGTCATTGTTACAAATACCATTCCCATACCAGAAAACAACCGTTTTCCCCAACTAGTGGTGCTGTCAGTAGCTAATCTGTTAGGAGAAACTATCTGGCGGATTCATGAAGATACTTCAGTAAGTAGTATGTTCCGCTAG
- the bioD gene encoding dethiobiotin synthase, whose protein sequence is MLNTLLITGTDTEAGKTVLTTALAAYWQKYYPQRSWGIMKPIQSGIGDREWYQNLFALEQSAEEITPLYFQAPLAPPIAAAKENRQVDLALVWQALSKLRSQRDFVLVEALGGLGSPITEELTVADLAGEWRLPTVLVVPVRLGAIAQAVANVALARQSRVNLKGIVLNCVQPRTDAEIADWTPYQLIQSLTNTPVLGCLPYLDNLTDLDKFAQIASDLDWETLIFRND, encoded by the coding sequence ATGTTAAATACACTACTGATTACTGGAACTGATACCGAAGCTGGTAAAACTGTTTTAACAACAGCATTAGCGGCCTATTGGCAAAAATATTACCCGCAGCGTAGCTGGGGAATCATGAAACCGATTCAATCAGGGATTGGCGATCGCGAGTGGTATCAAAACCTATTTGCGCTAGAACAATCTGCTGAAGAGATTACGCCTTTGTATTTTCAAGCACCTTTAGCGCCTCCCATCGCCGCAGCAAAAGAAAATCGCCAAGTAGATTTAGCTCTTGTGTGGCAAGCTTTATCTAAATTGCGATCGCAACGTGATTTTGTGCTTGTAGAAGCTTTGGGCGGGTTAGGTTCGCCAATAACCGAAGAATTGACGGTAGCTGATTTAGCAGGAGAATGGCGATTACCAACAGTATTGGTAGTGCCAGTGAGATTAGGAGCGATCGCTCAAGCAGTGGCAAATGTAGCATTAGCTAGACAATCGCGCGTGAATCTCAAAGGCATTGTTTTAAACTGCGTTCAACCCCGCACCGATGCAGAAATAGCCGATTGGACACCATATCAATTGATTCAATCACTTACTAACACGCCAGTTTTAGGCTGCTTACCTTATTTAGATAACCTGACTGACTTAGATAAATTTGCTCAAATAGCATCAGATTTAGATTGGGAAACCCTAATATTTCGGAACGATTAA
- a CDS encoding DUF4327 family protein, with protein sequence MTQKVIHPMVKLQRNVQSLIESNIIKPSDSIWKIALLYGNEWQHWKQELQDFGFSMQDPVSELLAVETWDEE encoded by the coding sequence ATGACTCAAAAAGTGATTCACCCGATGGTGAAATTGCAGCGCAACGTGCAATCACTCATAGAATCGAACATTATCAAGCCAAGCGATAGCATCTGGAAAATCGCTTTGCTCTACGGTAATGAATGGCAGCACTGGAAACAGGAACTGCAAGACTTTGGCTTTAGTATGCAAGACCCAGTTAGTGAATTGCTAGCTGTAGAAACTTGGGATGAGGAATAG
- a CDS encoding ATP-binding protein — MAVAFRSTQIRGLMVIPLHYREEFIGVLTIFRSEFETKILWAGRCEQNRRQLLPQLSFDVWQEQKKGQAPEWKPEDILLAQALYEHFSMAIQQQQMYRQVQAMNANLELRVQEQTAELEKSLLFTKVLKQVTEHIRRTLDLQTTLQSIVREVRPLLNSDRVLIFELKSKSVIVEEMNGNWQSVLGVNAPPECFPDEYTRPYFQGRVRAINNIATASLSDCHREFLQSLQVQANLIVPINIGLELWGLIIAHECEAPRNWQDAEINLLQQLGVQAAIAIQQAQLYEQTCNAEIEARNQAAQLEHALHQLQETQTRLIQTEKMSGLGQLVAGVAHEINNPINFIYGNLCHASDYTEQLLEILRLYQLHYPHPHSEISAAIEAIDFEFLVEDLPKIMISMQVGSDRIRSIVLSLRNFSRLDEAENKRVDVHEGIDNTLLILQHRLKGNAEFPRIEVIKDYGNIPRVECYAGQMNQVFMNIFSNAIDALEMGIEEEAREQAWRERSRMGAEFSPLPHAPRPSASFQCPIPTIHISTKVSADNSYLLIRISDNGPGMTEEVRKRIFDPFYTTKPVGKGTGLGLAISYQIIVEKHGGIMECISEPGKGTEFWIEIPIKPPEKIVQ, encoded by the coding sequence TTGGCTGTAGCGTTCCGTTCTACTCAAATTCGTGGACTCATGGTAATTCCCCTACATTACCGCGAAGAATTTATCGGTGTATTAACTATTTTTCGCTCTGAATTTGAAACAAAAATCTTGTGGGCGGGACGATGCGAACAAAATCGGCGACAATTGTTACCCCAGCTTTCCTTTGATGTATGGCAAGAGCAAAAAAAAGGGCAAGCACCTGAGTGGAAACCGGAAGATATCTTATTGGCGCAAGCCTTGTACGAGCATTTCTCAATGGCAATTCAGCAGCAGCAAATGTATAGACAGGTACAAGCCATGAATGCCAACCTAGAACTGCGGGTGCAAGAGCAAACTGCTGAACTCGAAAAATCATTACTATTTACCAAAGTACTCAAGCAAGTTACAGAGCATATCCGCCGCACATTAGACTTGCAGACAACCCTGCAATCTATTGTTCGGGAAGTCCGCCCCCTGCTAAATTCAGACCGAGTGCTGATTTTTGAGTTGAAGAGTAAATCGGTGATTGTAGAAGAGATGAATGGCAATTGGCAGTCAGTTTTGGGAGTGAATGCACCACCAGAATGCTTTCCGGATGAGTATACGCGTCCATATTTTCAGGGCAGAGTCAGGGCAATTAATAACATTGCAACGGCTTCTTTAAGCGATTGTCATCGAGAGTTTTTGCAGAGCCTGCAAGTGCAAGCAAACTTAATAGTTCCGATTAATATAGGTTTGGAACTATGGGGCTTAATAATTGCTCATGAGTGTGAAGCTCCTAGAAATTGGCAGGATGCAGAGATTAATTTATTGCAACAGTTAGGAGTTCAGGCGGCGATCGCTATTCAACAAGCACAACTCTACGAACAAACCTGTAATGCCGAAATCGAAGCCAGAAATCAAGCTGCTCAGTTAGAGCATGCCCTACATCAACTCCAAGAAACACAGACAAGATTGATTCAGACCGAAAAAATGTCTGGCTTAGGACAGTTAGTAGCAGGTGTTGCCCACGAAATCAATAACCCCATTAACTTTATCTACGGTAATCTGTGCCATGCCAGCGACTACACCGAACAACTCCTAGAAATTTTACGTCTCTATCAATTACACTATCCCCATCCTCATAGTGAAATTAGCGCCGCCATCGAAGCGATCGATTTTGAATTTTTGGTAGAAGACCTCCCAAAAATCATGATATCAATGCAAGTAGGAAGCGATCGCATCCGCTCAATAGTCTTGTCGTTACGCAATTTTTCTCGCTTGGATGAGGCTGAAAACAAGCGTGTTGATGTACATGAAGGCATTGACAATACTTTACTAATTTTGCAACATCGCCTCAAAGGAAATGCTGAATTTCCCCGCATTGAGGTAATCAAAGACTATGGCAACATCCCACGGGTAGAATGTTATGCCGGTCAAATGAATCAGGTATTTATGAATATTTTCAGCAATGCCATAGATGCTCTGGAAATGGGGATTGAAGAAGAAGCAAGGGAGCAGGCTTGGCGTGAGCGTAGCCGAATGGGAGCAGAGTTTTCCCCTCTGCCCCATGCACCCCGCCCCTCTGCCTCTTTTCAATGCCCAATCCCCACTATTCACATTTCCACTAAAGTCTCAGCAGACAACTCTTATCTGTTGATTCGTATTAGTGACAATGGGCCTGGAATGACTGAAGAGGTTAGAAAGCGAATTTTTGACCCGTTTTACACTACCAAACCTGTGGGCAAAGGTACAGGATTAGGGCTAGCAATCAGCTATCAAATTATTGTTGAAAAACATGGGGGAATAATGGAGTGCATTTCCGAACCTGGGAAAGGTACAGAGTTCTGGATTGAGATTCCCATCAAGCCTCCAGAAAAAATAGTTCAATAA
- a CDS encoding helix-turn-helix domain-containing protein — MTQEPVFEESSGNVFADLGLSNASELFTRGKIGIEVLRLLSQRNLKQREISELLGIPQPEVSLLMKGEFQRFSEGKLLIFLKRLDTEITLHLRPRHASGQSAETVISL; from the coding sequence ATGACACAGGAACCAGTTTTTGAAGAAAGCAGTGGCAACGTATTCGCTGACCTGGGTTTGTCGAATGCTTCAGAACTTTTTACGCGGGGCAAAATAGGGATTGAGGTACTCCGCCTCCTCTCTCAACGCAACTTGAAACAGCGCGAAATTAGCGAACTTCTTGGCATTCCTCAACCAGAAGTATCTCTTTTGATGAAAGGAGAGTTTCAACGGTTCAGCGAAGGCAAACTCCTCATTTTCCTCAAGCGACTCGATACGGAAATCACCTTGCATCTTCGCCCTCGTCATGCGTCGGGCCAATCTGCTGAAACTGTGATATCGCTATAG
- a CDS encoding response regulator, with protein sequence MLNRLKIGSKIGISFALSLATLATIGLISYQSTNDLIETSRKENHTYQVLSELEELNLQLTNAETGQHGYIITGEQRYLEPYNAAIQVLNQKFRELQRLTEDNPNQQNQLDILQPLLRQRMAVMKDVIKLRETQNLELAQKAILTDQGKQLMDKIQKIIQAMKAEENILLQQRSKKAQAAARQTIATIVYSIPLFSLILALIGFALTRHISVPLKQVSDLAEKMADGDLSVSLPDSDRQDEIGVLTRTFNQMIVNLRNTTKKNDEQNWLKSNLAEFSQMLQGQRNLESVSSLILSNLAPLVGASQGVFYVMESIDNQPTLKLFNSYAYKERKNVANQFRLGEGLVGQCALEKKRILLTKVPNDYIHISSGLGEAPPLNIIVLPVLFETEVNAVIELASFAPFSPLHLTFLEQLSEILGVFLNNIASQFQTQQLLEESVALTAELQQSNQRLEEQANELEESQFLVKQSNEELQQLNEELEEKAELLEIQNQEVARKNQEVERARQSFEEKAEQLALSSKYKSEFLANMSHELRTPLNSLLILARLLADNSLNNLTDKQVEYSRTIYSAGTDLLELINDILDLAKIESGTMLLDIEQIDFADLETSLEQTFRQLAHNKELSFVIERDEKLPPTIYNDSKRLQQVLKNLLANAFKFTEQGGVKLKINIASEAAEADNPMIAFAVSDTGIGIPVEKQKIIFEAFQQADGTTSRKYGGTGLGLSISRELAQLLGGRIELVSQPGQGSTFILYLPRRQEKNSKNILPKASLEPTTSIRTASTIKEVPMVENTNVIDTSHSGKILTISPIEIPDDREIIQPGDRILLIIEDDDKFARILLDMAREQGFKTIVALHSKQGLALAQQFKPDAIMLDIHIPEMDGWTVLDRLKHKPDTRHIPVHILSVDERQQRGLNLGAITYLQKPVSPEALTQVLTEIKGFIERQVKNLLIVEDDPVQAQSIIELIGNGDVQSTAVGTGAEALSILRSHHFDCMVLDLGLPDMSGFTLIEQIKLEPRLLKLPIIVYTGKELSRQEETQLRGLAETIIIKNVRSPERLLDETALFLHRVQANLPPPKRQMLEQLHQTDPVLANRKILIVDDDLRNIFAITSFLESYQMQVLFAENGRDGIEKLQTHPEINIVLMDIMMPEMDGYETTRAIRQQQQFRSLPIIALTAKAMPGDKEKCIEAGASDYITKPVDTEQLLSLLRVWLYR encoded by the coding sequence ATGTTGAACCGTTTGAAGATTGGAAGCAAGATTGGAATAAGTTTTGCCCTGAGTTTGGCAACTCTGGCCACTATTGGTCTAATCTCCTACCAAAGCACCAATGATTTAATTGAAACTTCCCGCAAAGAAAACCATACCTATCAGGTGTTAAGTGAGCTTGAAGAACTCAACTTGCAACTGACAAATGCTGAGACTGGACAACACGGTTACATTATTACTGGAGAACAGCGCTATTTAGAACCTTATAACGCCGCCATTCAAGTACTAAATCAAAAATTTAGGGAACTTCAGAGGTTAACAGAAGATAACCCCAATCAACAAAATCAACTTGATATTTTGCAGCCACTGCTAAGACAGAGAATGGCTGTAATGAAAGATGTCATCAAGCTACGCGAAACCCAAAACTTGGAACTTGCTCAGAAAGCTATCCTGACAGATCAGGGTAAGCAATTGATGGATAAGATCCAGAAAATTATCCAGGCGATGAAAGCTGAGGAGAATATACTTCTGCAACAGCGTTCTAAGAAAGCACAAGCAGCTGCTCGGCAAACGATCGCTACAATTGTCTATAGTATTCCCTTATTTTCTTTGATCTTAGCTTTGATCGGATTCGCTCTTACCAGACATATCTCAGTACCCCTGAAGCAAGTTTCTGATTTAGCAGAAAAAATGGCGGATGGAGATTTATCGGTGAGTTTACCAGATAGCGATCGCCAAGATGAAATTGGTGTGTTGACGCGCACTTTCAACCAGATGATCGTTAATCTGCGAAACACAACTAAAAAAAATGACGAGCAAAACTGGCTAAAGTCTAACTTGGCTGAATTTAGCCAGATGCTTCAAGGGCAGCGAAATCTAGAAAGTGTATCTAGCCTGATCTTGTCCAATTTAGCACCACTGGTTGGGGCATCGCAGGGCGTTTTTTATGTGATGGAGTCTATAGACAACCAGCCGACGCTGAAGTTGTTCAATAGTTATGCTTATAAAGAACGGAAAAACGTAGCAAATCAGTTTCGGTTGGGTGAGGGACTGGTAGGGCAATGCGCCCTAGAAAAAAAAAGAATCCTCCTTACAAAAGTTCCTAATGATTATATCCACATCAGTTCCGGCTTGGGAGAAGCGCCACCGCTCAATATTATTGTCTTGCCTGTACTGTTTGAGACAGAGGTGAATGCCGTAATTGAACTTGCCTCTTTTGCGCCTTTCAGCCCTCTGCATCTGACATTTTTAGAGCAATTGAGTGAAATTCTCGGTGTATTTTTAAATAACATCGCCTCACAATTCCAAACTCAGCAACTACTTGAAGAGTCTGTCGCTTTAACAGCAGAACTACAACAAAGTAATCAACGCCTAGAAGAACAGGCGAACGAGTTGGAGGAATCACAATTTCTTGTCAAGCAGTCTAACGAAGAATTACAACAACTCAATGAGGAGCTAGAAGAAAAGGCAGAATTGTTAGAAATCCAAAATCAGGAAGTTGCTCGCAAAAATCAAGAAGTTGAGCGGGCAAGGCAGTCTTTTGAAGAAAAAGCCGAACAACTGGCTTTGTCTTCTAAATATAAATCAGAATTTCTGGCAAATATGTCCCACGAGCTACGGACTCCGCTAAATAGCCTGTTAATTTTAGCGAGGTTGCTAGCAGATAATTCTCTAAACAATTTGACCGACAAACAAGTAGAGTACAGCCGGACTATTTACTCAGCCGGGACTGATTTGCTGGAGTTGATTAATGACATTCTAGATTTGGCTAAAATTGAGTCGGGTACGATGTTGCTTGATATCGAGCAAATTGATTTTGCAGATTTGGAGACATCTCTAGAGCAGACTTTTCGGCAACTTGCCCACAATAAAGAACTCAGTTTCGTTATTGAACGTGATGAGAAGTTGCCCCCAACAATTTATAACGACTCCAAACGTCTGCAACAAGTGCTGAAAAATCTCTTAGCTAACGCCTTTAAATTTACAGAACAGGGAGGCGTGAAGTTAAAAATTAATATAGCATCTGAAGCAGCCGAAGCTGATAATCCGATGATTGCTTTTGCCGTCAGCGATACAGGTATTGGCATTCCTGTCGAAAAACAGAAGATTATTTTCGAGGCATTTCAACAGGCAGATGGCACAACTAGCCGCAAGTACGGGGGGACTGGTTTGGGCTTGTCCATCAGCCGGGAATTGGCTCAACTGTTAGGAGGGAGAATTGAACTAGTCAGCCAACCAGGACAGGGAAGCACCTTCATCCTGTACTTGCCCAGGCGACAGGAAAAGAATAGTAAAAATATTCTCCCCAAGGCATCCCTTGAGCCAACCACCTCCATCCGCACAGCATCGACCATAAAAGAAGTGCCGATGGTGGAAAATACAAATGTGATAGATACTTCACACAGTGGGAAAATACTCACTATCTCCCCGATCGAAATTCCAGATGATCGAGAAATAATTCAACCAGGCGATCGCATTTTACTAATTATCGAGGATGACGATAAATTCGCCCGTATTTTACTAGATATGGCTCGTGAGCAAGGCTTTAAAACCATCGTCGCCTTACATAGTAAACAAGGTCTAGCACTCGCACAACAGTTTAAACCCGATGCGATTATGTTAGATATCCATATACCAGAGATGGATGGTTGGACAGTGCTGGATCGTTTGAAGCATAAGCCAGATACCAGACATATACCAGTACACATCCTTTCTGTTGATGAAAGACAGCAACGGGGATTAAACTTAGGAGCGATTACCTATCTACAAAAACCCGTTTCTCCAGAAGCACTAACTCAGGTATTAACTGAAATTAAAGGCTTTATTGAGCGTCAGGTAAAAAATCTTCTCATCGTAGAAGATGATCCCGTACAAGCCCAAAGTATTATCGAACTTATCGGTAACGGCGATGTCCAGAGTACAGCAGTGGGTACGGGAGCAGAAGCCTTGTCGATTTTGCGATCGCATCACTTTGATTGTATGGTGTTGGATCTCGGTCTACCCGATATGAGCGGATTTACACTAATTGAACAGATAAAGCTTGAACCCAGACTTTTAAAATTGCCGATCATCGTTTACACCGGCAAAGAACTCAGCCGCCAAGAAGAAACCCAACTGCGGGGACTAGCAGAAACAATTATCATTAAAAATGTGCGATCGCCAGAGCGGTTATTAGACGAAACTGCCCTGTTTTTACATCGGGTACAAGCAAACTTGCCCCCACCAAAGCGCCAAATGCTTGAGCAACTACATCAAACTGATCCGGTACTAGCTAATCGGAAAATTTTGATTGTAGATGATGATCTCCGCAATATTTTTGCCATTACCAGCTTTTTAGAAAGCTATCAAATGCAAGTGCTATTTGCCGAAAATGGCAGAGATGGCATAGAGAAGTTGCAAACTCATCCTGAGATTAATATAGTTTTGATGGATATCATGATGCCGGAAATGGACGGTTACGAAACCACCCGCGCCATCCGCCAACAGCAACAGTTTCGCTCACTACCAATCATTGCTTTAACCGCCAAAGCCATGCCAGGTGACAAGGAAAAGTGCATCGAAGCTGGAGCCTCTGACTACATCACCAAACCTGTAGATACTGAACAACTGCTTTCACTACTCCGGGTTTGGCTGTATCGGTGA
- a CDS encoding O-linked N-acetylglucosamine transferase, SPINDLY family protein — MITNITNFQAEAYQHLIAGEYAQAAYLYEKAITAEPEIISNYWHLGLTLLLQGQETEAQMTWMLVIAEIEEEKIQLHTTELIKVLQVEAERREYLEEFSISWLIRQHIREINPSDINNLLEIIQLSIKLDNFDGTQLNESGIILLLNSREILDLNSELLNQVLQKVLETQPLHPSYLDLVEACLFYFANPQQGFNILLPAAIKIGHTFKQPKVAAQILELYLRLDPEELETLRHLAIFYQDSKNYALGIEKAKLCYSLSKKLADKIFAIHLVLRGLMTAGGYWQEICSTSQELECVLQEFIKAQPLAVDEVRTLRLLTPSFALPHIKDSPAEFRKIHNQIAQIFQNNIQAIAREETARYSQRIINNQRSGISTKPLKIGYVSYALRRHSVGWLARWLIQHHNRDKFEIYNYSVSYKLVDDFLQEWYVDQSYKARKLGINAFEIAEQIYEDEIDILVDLDSITLDISSEVMALKPAPIQVTWLGWDASGIPAIDYFIADPYVLPDSAQDYYTEKIWRLPHTYIAVDGFEVGVPTLRRDELDIPSDAVIYLSAQRGYKRHPETTKWQMKIIKEVPNSYFLIKGDAEEEAIKEFFYKIAEEEGVECSRLRFLPQDPSETVHRANLTIADVVLDTYPYNGATTTLETLWMGIPLVTRVGEQFAARNSYTMMMNAGITEGIAWTDEEYIQWGIRLGKDAVLRQQIAWKLRQSRQTSPLWNGKKFAREMENAYQQMWQKYSGS; from the coding sequence ATGATTACTAATATCACGAATTTCCAGGCTGAAGCTTATCAACATTTAATTGCAGGTGAATATGCTCAAGCAGCATATCTATATGAAAAAGCAATTACTGCTGAACCTGAAATAATCTCCAATTACTGGCATTTGGGGCTAACCCTACTGTTGCAAGGGCAAGAAACAGAAGCACAAATGACTTGGATGCTAGTAATAGCAGAAATTGAAGAAGAAAAAATTCAACTTCACACAACAGAATTAATTAAAGTTTTACAAGTAGAGGCAGAACGACGAGAATATCTCGAAGAATTTTCTATATCCTGGCTAATCCGTCAGCATATCCGAGAAATTAATCCCTCTGATATCAATAATTTGTTAGAGATTATTCAACTGTCTATCAAACTAGATAATTTTGATGGCACACAATTAAATGAGTCTGGAATTATCCTATTATTAAACTCTAGAGAAATTTTAGATTTAAATTCAGAATTATTAAACCAAGTCTTACAAAAAGTTCTTGAAACTCAACCTTTACATCCATCATATCTAGACTTAGTAGAAGCTTGTTTATTTTACTTTGCCAATCCACAGCAAGGCTTCAACATACTTCTACCTGCGGCAATTAAAATTGGTCATACATTCAAGCAGCCTAAAGTAGCAGCGCAGATTTTAGAGTTATATTTGCGCTTAGATCCAGAAGAACTAGAAACCTTACGACATTTAGCTATTTTTTATCAAGATTCTAAAAACTATGCATTGGGAATAGAAAAAGCTAAATTGTGTTATTCTCTATCAAAAAAACTAGCTGATAAAATTTTTGCTATTCATTTGGTGTTACGTGGGTTGATGACTGCTGGCGGATATTGGCAAGAAATATGCTCAACTAGCCAAGAGTTAGAATGTGTGCTGCAAGAATTTATCAAAGCACAGCCACTTGCAGTAGATGAAGTGAGAACTCTACGTCTACTTACCCCATCCTTTGCATTACCACATATTAAAGACAGTCCAGCCGAGTTTAGAAAAATTCATAATCAAATAGCGCAGATATTCCAGAATAATATTCAAGCTATAGCTCGTGAAGAAACAGCGCGTTACTCACAGCGAATTATAAATAATCAAAGATCAGGAATTTCTACCAAACCCTTAAAAATCGGATATGTATCTTATGCCTTAAGAAGACATTCTGTAGGCTGGCTAGCTCGCTGGCTAATACAGCATCATAATCGAGATAAATTTGAAATTTATAACTACTCAGTTAGCTATAAACTAGTAGATGATTTTTTACAAGAATGGTATGTAGATCAATCCTATAAGGCTCGAAAGTTAGGAATTAATGCCTTTGAAATTGCTGAACAAATATATGAAGATGAAATAGATATTTTAGTAGACCTAGATAGCATCACCTTAGATATTAGCAGTGAAGTGATGGCACTCAAGCCAGCACCAATTCAAGTAACTTGGCTGGGTTGGGATGCATCAGGTATACCTGCAATTGATTACTTCATCGCTGATCCTTATGTATTACCAGATTCAGCCCAGGATTATTATACAGAGAAAATTTGGCGATTACCCCATACTTATATAGCTGTTGATGGCTTTGAAGTAGGTGTACCTACACTACGTCGAGACGAGTTAGATATTCCTAGCGATGCTGTAATCTATCTCAGCGCTCAACGAGGATATAAACGTCATCCTGAAACCACAAAATGGCAAATGAAAATAATCAAAGAAGTCCCAAATAGCTACTTCTTGATTAAAGGTGACGCAGAAGAAGAAGCAATTAAAGAGTTTTTCTACAAAATAGCTGAAGAAGAGGGTGTAGAGTGTTCCAGACTGCGATTTTTGCCTCAAGATCCCTCTGAAACTGTCCACAGAGCAAATTTAACCATTGCTGATGTTGTATTAGATACATATCCCTACAACGGAGCTACTACAACCTTAGAAACCCTTTGGATGGGTATTCCCTTAGTAACTAGAGTTGGAGAGCAATTTGCCGCTCGTAATAGTTACACCATGATGATGAATGCAGGAATTACAGAAGGCATCGCCTGGACTGATGAAGAGTATATCCAGTGGGGTATCCGCTTGGGTAAAGATGCTGTATTAAGGCAGCAAATTGCTTGGAAACTGCGACAGTCAAGGCAAACATCACCTCTGTGGAATGGTAAGAAATTTGCCCGTGAAATGGAGAATGCCTATCAACAGATGTGGCAGAAATATAGCGGTTCTTAA
- a CDS encoding type IV pilin-like G/H family protein, with product MKTELKAKFLQHILNKKKNEEGFTLIELLVVIIIIGILSAIALPSFLNQANKAKQVEAKTTIGAMNRAQQAYYLENNKFATQDDFGKLGLGVKTQTENYEYGIRDASSTIVTNFAQLKTALSPLKVYLGGVGVTTVESTSEATTVALLCESELPGNNTAAKTGSESYTATEIPVDGTATKCHDGYTSLAK from the coding sequence ATGAAAACCGAATTGAAAGCAAAGTTTCTCCAACACATTCTTAACAAAAAGAAAAACGAAGAAGGTTTCACCTTAATCGAATTGTTGGTTGTTATTATCATCATTGGTATTCTGTCAGCTATTGCTCTACCTTCTTTCTTGAACCAAGCTAATAAAGCGAAACAAGTTGAAGCAAAAACAACTATCGGTGCAATGAACAGAGCGCAACAAGCTTACTATTTAGAAAATAATAAGTTTGCTACACAAGATGATTTTGGTAAGTTAGGTCTTGGAGTCAAAACACAAACTGAAAATTATGAGTACGGTATTAGGGACGCTAGCTCGACTATAGTGACCAATTTCGCACAGCTTAAAACAGCTTTAAGTCCTCTCAAAGTTTACCTTGGTGGCGTAGGGGTGACAACTGTTGAATCTACAAGCGAAGCAACAACTGTAGCTTTATTATGTGAATCTGAACTCCCTGGAAATAATACAGCCGCAAAAACAGGGTCTGAATCATATACTGCCACTGAGATTCCAGTAGATGGTACTGCTACAAAATGTCACGATGGATATACGTCTTTAGCTAAGTAA
- a CDS encoding GlsB/YeaQ/YmgE family stress response membrane protein has translation MGNIIAWLVLGLIAGALAKLFYPGTQGGGILSTIILGILGAVFGGYLGQLLLGSSAAAGASVGALSFGSILFAVIGAMILIFIWGLVTRRAA, from the coding sequence ATGGGTAACATTATTGCTTGGTTGGTTTTAGGTTTAATTGCAGGTGCGCTAGCTAAGTTATTTTATCCAGGAACCCAAGGCGGCGGTATTCTCTCCACGATTATATTAGGAATCCTGGGAGCAGTATTCGGGGGTTATTTGGGCCAATTATTGCTTGGAAGTAGTGCCGCAGCAGGCGCATCCGTAGGAGCTTTATCCTTTGGAAGCATTTTGTTTGCTGTAATTGGCGCTATGATACTGATTTTCATTTGGGGTTTAGTCACCCGTCGAGCCGCGTAA